A genome region from Chlorobaculum tepidum TLS includes the following:
- a CDS encoding FAD-dependent oxidoreductase, producing MNGEKKKVLIIGGGLAGLTAVKRLVDRGFQVKVLEKRPIYGGKVSAWKDEEGDWIESGTHCFFGAYGVLYDLMKEIKTYHAVIWKEHQLTYTLEGGNSFTFNTWDLPSPLHLLPAIIKNGYFTFGEMAAFSKSLIPLALQKANYPPTQDHLTFAEWAEQKKFGKRLMDKMFRPMSLALKFIPPEEISAKIILDVTETFYRIPDSSRMGFLKGSPQEYLHQPLVDYSTQKGAVFQNNITVDELLFDGQQIRGVQLRNGEILDADYYVAALPIHNLCKVLPSSLKQQDRFFGDLDRLKGVPVISVQLWYDREISPIDNVLFSPDGVIPVYANLARTTPDYRMLRGERFEGKTRFEFCVAPARELMALTKEEIIARVDQSVRANFPKETQGAKILKSTLVKIPRSVYAPLPGMEKFRPTQKTPVGNLFLAGGFSQQLYYDSMGGAVMSANLAVDALVKAASDNGH from the coding sequence ATGAACGGAGAGAAAAAAAAGGTTCTGATCATCGGCGGCGGCCTTGCGGGTCTGACCGCGGTCAAGAGGCTCGTTGATCGCGGGTTTCAGGTCAAGGTGCTCGAAAAACGACCCATCTATGGCGGCAAGGTTTCTGCCTGGAAGGACGAGGAGGGGGACTGGATCGAATCCGGCACCCACTGCTTTTTTGGCGCGTACGGCGTGCTCTACGATCTCATGAAGGAGATCAAGACCTACCACGCCGTCATCTGGAAGGAACACCAGCTCACCTACACGCTCGAAGGGGGCAACAGCTTTACCTTCAACACCTGGGACCTGCCCAGCCCGCTGCATCTGCTTCCGGCGATCATCAAGAACGGCTACTTCACCTTCGGCGAGATGGCCGCTTTCTCGAAGTCGCTGATTCCGCTTGCGCTCCAGAAGGCCAACTACCCGCCAACGCAGGATCACCTCACCTTCGCCGAGTGGGCCGAGCAAAAAAAATTCGGCAAGCGGTTGATGGACAAGATGTTCCGCCCGATGTCGCTCGCGCTCAAGTTCATTCCGCCGGAGGAGATTTCGGCCAAGATCATTCTTGACGTCACCGAGACCTTCTACCGCATTCCCGATTCGTCGCGCATGGGCTTCCTGAAAGGCTCGCCGCAGGAGTACCTGCATCAGCCGCTCGTCGATTACTCCACGCAGAAAGGCGCGGTGTTCCAGAACAACATCACGGTGGACGAGCTGCTCTTCGACGGCCAGCAGATTCGCGGCGTACAGTTGCGCAACGGTGAGATTCTCGACGCGGATTACTATGTCGCCGCGCTGCCGATTCACAATCTCTGCAAAGTGCTGCCGTCGTCGCTCAAGCAGCAAGACCGCTTTTTCGGTGATCTCGACAGGCTGAAGGGCGTGCCGGTCATCTCGGTGCAGCTCTGGTACGACCGCGAAATTTCGCCTATCGACAACGTGCTCTTCAGTCCGGATGGCGTGATTCCGGTCTACGCCAATCTCGCCCGCACCACGCCCGACTACCGCATGCTGCGCGGCGAGCGCTTCGAGGGCAAGACGCGCTTCGAGTTCTGCGTCGCCCCTGCGCGTGAGCTGATGGCGCTGACCAAAGAGGAGATCATCGCGCGGGTTGACCAAAGCGTTCGGGCCAACTTCCCGAAGGAGACGCAGGGGGCGAAAATCCTCAAGTCCACGCTGGTCAAGATTCCGCGCTCGGTCTATGCGCCGCTGCCGGGGATGGAAAAGTTCCGCCCGACGCAGAAGACGCCGGTTGGAAATCTGTTCCTCGCGGGCGGATTCTCGCAGCAGCTCTATTACGATTCGATGGGCGGGGCGGTGATGAGCGCCAATCTGGCGGTCGATGCGCTTGTGAAGGCGGCCTCCGACAATGGCCATTGA
- a CDS encoding DUF4276 family protein — translation MAPAARSVFHRRQQTEHARKAQIMNQATAEKINTLFSNFDPTRCFIPYISMYEIEALYFSDPPTLATTSGAPLKAIEHILAECGEPEKINDHTTTAPSKRLEKLSNRSRKTTTGIAIATAIGIPKMRDACPLFNNWVTELEKLAC, via the coding sequence ATCGCCCCTGCTGCTCGATCAGTTTTCCATAGAAGACAACAGACGGAACATGCCCGCAAGGCCCAAATCATGAACCAGGCTACGGCTGAAAAAATCAATACCCTGTTTTCAAATTTTGATCCCACCCGGTGCTTCATTCCCTACATTTCCATGTATGAAATAGAAGCTCTCTATTTCAGTGACCCGCCCACCCTGGCGACAACCTCTGGAGCGCCGCTGAAGGCAATCGAGCACATTCTCGCCGAATGCGGTGAACCGGAAAAAATCAACGATCACACGACAACCGCACCGTCCAAAAGGCTGGAAAAACTCTCGAACCGGTCCAGAAAAACCACGACCGGCATTGCCATCGCCACGGCAATCGGTATCCCTAAAATGCGCGACGCTTGCCCGCTTTTTAACAACTGGGTAACAGAACTCGAAAAGCTTGCGTGCTGA
- a CDS encoding ArsR/SmtB family transcription factor translates to MAPISKKDDGLCQQTCDHPDVVESVRQAMPDENQQQELAQLFKVLGDHTRVRILNALYRSELCVCDLTSILAMNQSAVSHQLRVLRDARIVRSKKQGKNVLYALDDSHIAELIKIGFEHVQER, encoded by the coding sequence ATGGCGCCGATCAGTAAAAAAGATGACGGGCTTTGCCAGCAGACTTGTGATCATCCCGATGTGGTCGAGTCTGTGCGTCAGGCCATGCCGGATGAGAACCAGCAGCAGGAGCTGGCGCAGCTTTTCAAGGTGCTTGGTGACCACACGCGAGTGAGGATACTCAATGCCCTGTATCGCTCGGAACTGTGCGTGTGCGACCTCACCTCGATTCTCGCCATGAACCAGTCGGCGGTTTCCCACCAGTTGCGGGTTCTGAGAGATGCGAGGATTGTCCGCTCGAAAAAGCAGGGCAAAAATGTCCTCTACGCACTCGATGACAGCCACATCGCGGAGCTTATCAAAATCGGGTTTGAACATGTGCAAGAGAGATAG
- a CDS encoding SO_0444 family Cu/Zn efflux transporter — protein MTVLINILSASWSVLLDAAPWVLFGFLVAGLVKAFVPEKLVAAHLGRGFSSIVKASAIGVPIPLCSCGVIPAAAGLKKQGAGKGAVASFLVSTPETGIDSIAITYALLDPLMTIFRPVAAFVTAIATGVAVSFTGTDEPAAAPASGGGSSGSSCSCGCGHKKVEKPGVAQKIRSGFSFAFGELLGDVGVWLLGGVLLAGLISVFVSGQFVERYLSNDVVAMVMMLAISVPMYVCATSSTPIVAALALKGISPGAALVFLLAGPATNAASLPVISKLLGKKGTVAYLVVIVLMSLLFGILVNYLYAWLGLDTKNWVSRGAHEEGGVVAIVSAIVLVVLIARARFEAWRSVREH, from the coding sequence ATGACCGTTCTGATCAATATTCTTTCGGCTTCCTGGTCGGTGTTGCTTGATGCGGCGCCTTGGGTGCTTTTCGGTTTTCTGGTTGCTGGCCTCGTCAAGGCGTTTGTGCCTGAAAAGCTCGTGGCGGCTCATCTTGGGCGTGGCTTTTCGAGTATCGTGAAAGCCTCCGCTATCGGCGTGCCGATTCCGCTGTGCAGTTGCGGGGTGATTCCGGCGGCGGCGGGTCTCAAAAAACAGGGCGCGGGAAAGGGGGCGGTGGCCTCGTTTCTTGTTTCCACTCCGGAAACCGGCATCGACTCGATTGCAATCACTTACGCGCTGCTCGATCCACTGATGACGATTTTCAGACCTGTGGCGGCTTTCGTGACGGCCATTGCGACCGGCGTTGCCGTCTCCTTCACCGGCACTGACGAGCCTGCTGCTGCACCTGCCTCTGGGGGCGGGTCTTCGGGTTCAAGTTGTTCATGCGGCTGTGGTCACAAAAAAGTCGAGAAGCCAGGTGTGGCGCAGAAGATCAGGTCGGGTTTCTCCTTCGCGTTTGGCGAACTGCTCGGTGATGTGGGTGTCTGGCTGCTGGGCGGCGTGCTGCTTGCCGGTCTCATCTCGGTGTTCGTATCGGGGCAGTTCGTGGAGCGTTACCTGTCGAACGATGTCGTTGCCATGGTTATGATGCTTGCGATTTCGGTGCCGATGTACGTCTGCGCGACCTCATCGACACCCATTGTCGCGGCGCTCGCGTTGAAAGGTATTTCGCCGGGCGCGGCGCTCGTGTTTCTTCTCGCCGGTCCGGCGACCAACGCCGCATCGCTGCCGGTGATCTCGAAACTGCTCGGCAAAAAGGGCACGGTGGCCTATCTCGTGGTCATTGTGCTGATGTCGCTCCTGTTCGGCATCCTTGTCAACTACCTGTACGCCTGGCTCGGTCTGGATACGAAAAATTGGGTAAGCCGTGGTGCGCACGAGGAGGGCGGAGTTGTCGCTATCGTTTCGGCAATCGTGCTTGTCGTGCTGATCGCGCGAGCCCGCTTCGAAGCATGGCGATCTGTCCGTGAGCATTAA
- a CDS encoding SagB/ThcOx family dehydrogenase, with protein sequence MDKQLEAARKFLKDNVRQMVDFSQTAQNRRVPPPPIEKPMPEEAKTIPLPVIGKAKSAGNIDLWSAIGQRESCRFYADEPMSLDELSLLLWATQGVRLKLDAGHALRTVPSAGCRHAFETYLCVLNVESLDKGIYRYLPLEHALLCSHAPEKLESRIVRATLGQRFTGDAAVVFVWTAIPYRMEWRYGLAAHKVIALDAGHVCQNLYLACEAIGAGTCAIAAYDQDEMDRLLDVDGEEEFTIYLAPVGKKG encoded by the coding sequence ATGGACAAACAGCTCGAAGCCGCTCGCAAATTCCTGAAGGACAATGTCCGGCAGATGGTGGACTTTTCGCAGACAGCGCAGAACCGCCGTGTTCCGCCGCCGCCAATCGAAAAGCCGATGCCGGAAGAAGCGAAAACGATCCCGCTGCCAGTGATTGGCAAGGCGAAATCGGCAGGAAACATCGACCTCTGGTCAGCCATCGGGCAACGGGAGAGCTGCCGATTTTACGCCGATGAGCCGATGAGCCTCGACGAACTCTCGCTCCTGCTCTGGGCCACGCAGGGCGTCCGGCTGAAACTCGATGCGGGCCACGCCTTGCGGACAGTGCCCTCCGCGGGGTGCCGTCACGCTTTCGAGACCTACCTCTGCGTGCTGAACGTCGAAAGTCTCGACAAAGGCATCTACCGATACCTGCCGCTCGAACACGCGCTGCTTTGTTCGCACGCCCCGGAAAAGCTCGAAAGCCGCATCGTCAGGGCGACGCTCGGCCAGCGCTTCACCGGTGACGCGGCAGTCGTATTCGTCTGGACAGCGATTCCTTACCGCATGGAGTGGCGCTATGGCCTGGCCGCACACAAGGTGATCGCGCTCGACGCGGGCCACGTCTGCCAGAACCTCTACCTCGCATGCGAAGCCATCGGCGCGGGAACCTGCGCCATCGCTGCCTATGATCAGGACGAGATGGATCGCCTCCTTGACGTCGATGGCGAAGAGGAGTTCACGATCTACCTCGCGCCAGTCGGAAAAAAAGGATAA
- a CDS encoding heavy metal translocating P-type ATPase produces MTTKTYSVKGMHCASCAAIITKKLSKVEGIEKADVNLATEKAQLEFTGEAVTDDALNELLGKYGYGLVSEQPPATPSAPFVDRKAAAEKAKMEKEMELQAQLAKVQLALPIALMVFILMMWDIAARSFPSMPGMPIPMALFNIVSMALATYMVFRIGAPFLHGIVMFVQSGAASMDTLIGIGTLTAYLYSTVITLMPEVRELLRVPNYTYFDTTIVVIGFVLLGKYLEARSKLKTGEAIEKLIGLQAKSAIVRRGGAEVEVPLEQVQKGDLIVVRPGTKVPVDGTITEGSSSIGESMVTGEPVPVDKTVGDPVIGGTINRQGAFVFTASRVGEETVLARIIAMVEEAQGSKAPIQNIADRIAAIFVPAVLVIAALTFILWLTVGSLFIDFSTALSFGIMGMVGILVIACPCALGLATPTAIIVGIGKGAEYGILIRNAQSLETLSTVDTVVFDKTGTITTGTPSVTDVLPFDDTVDPEKILQLAASIENRSEHPLAQAILAAAKEKGIDLHEVTGFEALEGIGVKGTIDGKNISVRKPDSGDSSRSRIAELQQQGKTVVILEEEGAPLGLVALSDTIKTEAADAVKALHAKGVKVIMLTGDNKLAANFMARQAGIDKVIAEVLPQEKADRVRELQQQGRKVAMAGDGINDAPALALADVGIAMATGTDIAIESAGVTILQGGIRKVAQSITLARATMRVIRQNLFWAFIYNVIGIPLAAGALYPFFGIFLNPVFSGVAMAGSSVSVVTNSLRLKAKKL; encoded by the coding sequence ATGACAACGAAAACCTACTCGGTCAAGGGGATGCACTGTGCGAGCTGCGCGGCCATCATCACCAAGAAACTCTCAAAGGTCGAAGGCATCGAAAAGGCTGACGTCAACCTCGCCACCGAAAAAGCCCAGCTCGAATTCACGGGCGAAGCCGTGACGGACGATGCGCTAAACGAACTGCTCGGCAAGTACGGCTACGGTCTGGTATCGGAGCAACCTCCAGCCACCCCATCGGCGCCGTTCGTCGATCGGAAGGCGGCGGCGGAAAAGGCGAAGATGGAAAAAGAGATGGAGCTTCAGGCACAACTGGCCAAGGTGCAGTTGGCCCTGCCGATCGCCCTGATGGTTTTTATCCTGATGATGTGGGACATCGCCGCCCGTTCGTTCCCGTCGATGCCGGGCATGCCCATTCCGATGGCGCTGTTCAACATCGTCTCGATGGCGCTCGCAACCTACATGGTGTTCCGCATCGGCGCACCGTTCCTGCACGGCATCGTCATGTTCGTCCAGAGCGGCGCGGCGAGCATGGATACCCTCATCGGTATCGGTACGCTCACCGCGTACCTCTACAGCACCGTCATCACACTGATGCCGGAAGTTCGCGAACTGCTCAGAGTCCCGAACTACACCTATTTCGACACCACCATCGTCGTCATCGGTTTCGTGCTGCTCGGCAAATACCTCGAGGCCCGCTCGAAGCTGAAAACCGGCGAGGCAATCGAGAAACTCATCGGTCTGCAGGCCAAATCGGCCATCGTCAGACGCGGCGGGGCGGAGGTCGAAGTCCCGCTCGAACAGGTGCAGAAAGGCGACCTCATCGTCGTCAGGCCCGGGACGAAGGTACCGGTGGACGGCACCATCACTGAAGGAAGCTCCTCCATCGGCGAATCGATGGTCACCGGCGAACCGGTTCCGGTGGACAAGACGGTCGGCGATCCGGTCATCGGCGGCACCATCAACCGGCAGGGCGCGTTCGTTTTCACCGCCTCCAGAGTCGGCGAGGAGACCGTACTGGCGCGCATCATCGCCATGGTCGAGGAGGCCCAGGGCTCCAAGGCCCCCATCCAGAATATCGCCGACCGGATCGCCGCCATCTTCGTTCCGGCGGTACTGGTTATCGCCGCCCTCACCTTCATCCTCTGGCTGACGGTCGGGTCGCTGTTCATCGATTTTTCGACCGCGCTCTCCTTCGGCATCATGGGCATGGTCGGCATCCTCGTGATCGCCTGCCCCTGCGCTCTCGGTCTGGCCACCCCGACCGCGATCATCGTCGGCATCGGCAAGGGCGCCGAGTACGGCATCCTCATCCGGAATGCGCAGAGCCTTGAGACCCTCAGCACGGTGGACACGGTCGTCTTCGACAAAACCGGCACCATCACCACAGGGACGCCCTCGGTCACCGACGTCCTGCCTTTCGACGATACCGTTGATCCGGAAAAGATCCTGCAACTGGCGGCCAGCATCGAAAACCGCTCCGAGCATCCCCTTGCCCAGGCGATTCTCGCCGCCGCCAAAGAGAAAGGCATCGACCTCCACGAAGTCACCGGCTTCGAGGCCCTCGAAGGGATCGGCGTCAAAGGAACGATCGACGGAAAAAATATTAGCGTGAGGAAGCCGGACAGTGGCGACAGCAGCCGATCCCGAATCGCAGAGCTCCAGCAGCAGGGCAAGACCGTGGTCATCCTCGAAGAGGAGGGCGCGCCGCTGGGTCTCGTCGCCCTCTCCGATACGATCAAGACGGAGGCGGCTGATGCTGTGAAGGCACTGCACGCCAAAGGGGTCAAGGTCATCATGCTCACTGGCGACAACAAACTAGCCGCGAACTTCATGGCCCGCCAGGCAGGCATCGACAAAGTCATCGCCGAAGTGCTGCCGCAAGAGAAGGCCGACCGTGTCAGGGAGTTGCAGCAGCAGGGCCGCAAGGTCGCCATGGCTGGCGACGGCATCAATGACGCCCCGGCGCTGGCCCTCGCCGACGTCGGCATCGCCATGGCGACCGGCACCGACATCGCCATCGAATCGGCCGGGGTCACCATCCTGCAGGGAGGCATCCGCAAAGTCGCCCAGTCGATCACACTCGCCCGGGCAACCATGCGCGTCATCCGCCAGAACCTCTTCTGGGCCTTCATCTACAACGTAATCGGCATTCCGCTCGCCGCCGGAGCGCTCTATCCGTTCTTCGGGATCTTCCTCAACCCGGTCTTCTCGGGCGTTGCGATGGCCGGAAGCAGCGTCTCAGTCGTCACCAACTCGCTTCGACTCAAAGCGAAAAAACTCTGA